One Rhizobium sp. NRK18 genomic window carries:
- a CDS encoding esterase-like activity of phytase family protein yields MTTTFSRAALTAALLASTAAAAFAEPVFNRIAAFPVAENLPADKDVKTPTSSEIITATEDGNTLVYSDSPLGAVGFVDITDPKAPKPLGAVMADGEPTSVAARFGKVFAAVNTSEDYVKTGGKLLTIDVKSHAIEASCDLGGQPDSIAIAPDGSFAAIAIENERNEELNDGKLPQMPAGYLVTIPFKDGAADCGGLKKIDVTGLAEIAPEDPEPEFVDINDKGQIALTLQENNHIVIVDGKTGEVTSHFSAGAVDIDGVDIKKDGKLDFTGSLKGVKREPDSIQWLDDNRVVVADEGDYEGGSRGFTIFDTTGKVLYESGPSLEREIAKLGMFPDKRAGKKGVELEGLEVAKFGDQNYIFVMSERASVVGIYKDTGAEPELMQIVPSGIAPEGIIAVPQRNLIATANEADLVEDGGARSHVMLYELGEGEKAFPEIVSADDKDGNPIGFGALSSLAADAKEPGKLYATNDSFYSAQPTIFVIDATQKPAVITDAIRITKDGATMEHRDMEGLTLDGKGGFWIANEGNPEKDVPHQIFHAGADGAVDQVIDIPEGMNANQVRFGFEGITRVGEGDDETLWMAVQREWKDDEKGFVKLVSYKPSSKEWGAVRYPLDKGEAGWVGLSEITANGDYAYIVERDNQIGEAAKIKKIYKVALSELKPAPLGGELPTVKKELAYDLLPDMLAATHGYAVDKIEGFTIDASGQAYAVTDNDGVDDSSGETLFWAVNLNKTN; encoded by the coding sequence ATGACGACGACTTTTTCCCGCGCGGCGCTGACCGCAGCATTGCTGGCATCGACTGCCGCTGCCGCATTCGCCGAACCCGTGTTCAACCGCATCGCAGCCTTCCCGGTCGCGGAAAACCTGCCGGCCGACAAGGACGTCAAGACGCCGACCTCGTCGGAAATCATCACCGCGACGGAAGACGGTAACACGCTCGTCTATTCCGACAGCCCGCTCGGCGCAGTCGGCTTCGTCGACATCACCGATCCGAAGGCCCCGAAGCCGCTCGGCGCGGTCATGGCCGACGGCGAGCCGACCTCCGTCGCCGCCCGCTTCGGCAAGGTTTTTGCTGCCGTCAACACGTCCGAGGATTACGTCAAGACCGGCGGCAAGCTCCTGACCATCGACGTCAAGAGCCATGCCATCGAGGCCTCCTGCGATCTCGGCGGCCAGCCGGATTCGATCGCCATCGCGCCGGACGGTTCCTTTGCCGCGATCGCCATCGAGAACGAGCGCAATGAAGAGCTGAACGACGGCAAGCTGCCGCAGATGCCGGCGGGCTATCTCGTCACCATTCCCTTCAAGGATGGCGCTGCCGATTGCGGCGGCCTGAAGAAGATCGACGTCACCGGCCTCGCCGAGATCGCTCCGGAAGATCCGGAGCCGGAATTTGTCGACATCAACGACAAGGGCCAGATCGCCCTGACGCTTCAGGAAAACAACCACATCGTCATCGTTGACGGCAAGACCGGCGAAGTCACCTCGCACTTCAGCGCCGGTGCAGTTGACATCGACGGCGTCGACATCAAGAAGGACGGCAAGCTCGACTTCACCGGCTCGCTGAAGGGCGTCAAGCGCGAACCCGACTCCATCCAGTGGCTGGACGACAACCGCGTCGTCGTTGCCGATGAAGGCGATTACGAAGGCGGTTCGCGCGGCTTCACCATCTTCGACACGACCGGCAAGGTGCTCTACGAGTCCGGCCCGAGCCTCGAGCGCGAGATCGCCAAGCTCGGCATGTTCCCCGACAAGCGCGCCGGCAAGAAGGGCGTTGAGCTGGAAGGCCTGGAAGTCGCCAAGTTCGGCGATCAGAACTACATCTTCGTGATGTCCGAGCGCGCTTCCGTCGTCGGCATCTACAAGGACACCGGCGCCGAGCCGGAACTGATGCAGATCGTGCCGTCGGGTATCGCTCCGGAAGGCATCATCGCCGTCCCGCAGCGCAACCTGATCGCCACGGCCAACGAGGCCGACCTGGTGGAAGATGGCGGCGCCCGCTCGCATGTCATGCTCTACGAACTCGGCGAAGGCGAGAAGGCCTTCCCGGAGATCGTTTCGGCCGACGACAAGGACGGCAATCCGATCGGCTTCGGAGCGCTTTCGAGCCTCGCCGCCGACGCCAAGGAACCCGGCAAGCTCTACGCCACCAATGACAGCTTCTATTCGGCTCAGCCGACGATCTTCGTCATCGACGCGACGCAGAAGCCGGCCGTCATCACCGACGCCATCCGCATCACCAAGGACGGCGCGACGATGGAGCACCGCGACATGGAAGGCCTGACGCTGGACGGCAAGGGCGGTTTCTGGATCGCCAACGAAGGCAATCCGGAAAAGGACGTGCCGCACCAGATCTTCCACGCCGGCGCCGATGGTGCCGTCGACCAGGTGATCGACATTCCGGAAGGCATGAACGCCAACCAGGTGCGCTTCGGCTTCGAAGGCATCACCCGCGTCGGCGAAGGTGACGACGAGACGCTGTGGATGGCTGTGCAGCGCGAATGGAAGGATGACGAGAAGGGCTTCGTCAAGCTCGTCTCCTATAAGCCGTCCTCGAAGGAATGGGGCGCCGTACGCTACCCGCTCGACAAGGGCGAAGCCGGCTGGGTCGGCCTGTCGGAAATCACCGCCAATGGCGATTACGCTTACATCGTCGAGCGCGATAACCAGATCGGCGAAGCCGCCAAGATCAAGAAGATCTACAAGGTTGCTCTTTCCGAACTGAAGCCGGCGCCGCTCGGTGGCGAACTGCCGACCGTCAAGAAGGAACTGGCCTACGATCTGCTGCCGGACATGCTGGCCGCAACCCACGGCTATGCCGTCGACAAGATCGAAGGCTTCACGATCGACGCCTCGGGTCAGGCCTATGCCGTGACCGACAATGACGGCGTCGACGACTCTTCGGGCGAAACCCTGTTCTGGGCCGTCAACCTGAACAAGACCAACTGA
- the hupB gene encoding DNA-binding protein HupB has protein sequence MNKNELVSAVAEKAGLTKADAASAVDALFETVQAELKNGGDIRLAGFGSFTVSHRAASKGRNPSTGAEVDIPARNVPKFTAGKGLKDAVN, from the coding sequence ATGAACAAGAATGAACTCGTGTCCGCAGTTGCAGAAAAGGCCGGTCTGACCAAGGCAGATGCAGCTTCCGCAGTCGACGCGCTCTTCGAAACCGTTCAGGCTGAACTCAAGAACGGTGGCGACATCCGTCTCGCCGGCTTCGGCAGCTTCACCGTTTCGCATCGTGCAGCCTCCAAGGGCCGCAACCCGTCCACGGGCGCGGAAGTCGACATCCCGGCTCGCAACGTTCCGAAGTTCACGGCCGGCAAGGGCCTGAAGGACGCCGTCAACTAA
- a CDS encoding DMT family transporter gives MNQSSLVLNPSRPVAAAILMVAAGVAFAGINTATQWVTMRLGFPPASAAFWQYAFASVLSVPVIWRLGLSAMRTDRPWHHLLRVVLSALGVEAWVVGLASVPIGQAIALVMTSPFFIILGARFFLGERVGVVRWLATATGFTGAMIILQPWSEAFTPAALLPIIAALLWGGASLITKNLTAYEKPETITIWLLVLLTPVNGVLAAGAGFVVPTDLALGLLVLMGVLTAAAQYLLTWAYRAADAAYVQPFDDLKLPLNVLAGWIVFGYAPTVSFWVGAVLILGASLFIMQNERRRRSA, from the coding sequence ATGAATCAGAGCTCCCTCGTGCTCAACCCGTCCCGCCCGGTGGCGGCCGCGATCCTGATGGTCGCAGCCGGTGTCGCCTTTGCGGGCATCAATACCGCCACCCAATGGGTGACGATGCGGCTCGGCTTCCCGCCGGCGTCTGCCGCCTTCTGGCAATATGCCTTCGCTTCCGTCCTGTCCGTGCCGGTCATCTGGCGGCTCGGTCTCAGTGCCATGCGCACCGACCGGCCGTGGCATCACCTTCTGCGTGTCGTCCTCTCGGCGCTCGGCGTCGAAGCGTGGGTCGTCGGCCTTGCCTCCGTGCCGATCGGACAGGCGATCGCACTCGTGATGACCTCGCCCTTCTTCATCATCCTTGGTGCCCGCTTCTTCCTTGGCGAGCGGGTAGGGGTGGTGCGCTGGCTGGCGACTGCGACCGGATTTACCGGCGCGATGATCATCCTGCAGCCCTGGTCCGAAGCCTTCACGCCGGCGGCACTCCTGCCGATCATCGCGGCGCTGCTCTGGGGTGGCGCGTCGCTGATCACCAAGAACCTGACGGCCTATGAGAAGCCGGAGACGATCACCATCTGGCTTCTCGTCCTGCTGACGCCGGTCAACGGCGTTCTGGCGGCCGGCGCCGGGTTCGTCGTGCCGACGGACCTGGCGCTGGGGCTTCTGGTGCTGATGGGCGTCCTGACGGCCGCCGCACAGTATCTCCTGACCTGGGCCTACCGCGCCGCCGATGCCGCCTATGTGCAGCCCTTCGACGATCTGAAACTGCCGCTGAACGTGCTCGCCGGCTGGATCGTCTTCGGCTATGCGCCGACCGTCTCCTTCTGGGTCGGTGCGGTCCTGATCCTCGGCGCCTCGCTGTTCATCATGCAGAACGAACGGCGGCGCCGTTCCGCCTGA